One stretch of Corallococcus exiguus DNA includes these proteins:
- a CDS encoding alkaline phosphatase family protein produces MSREEMTPGGDSAGARHFRPRRVLVVFVDALGPSQLETFEGLRGLPHRGRLRGILGYSCGALPTILTGAPPERHGRMCLFAHAEREDEGVLSPLRWLGLLPRQVHERGMLRRAAARVLKRTEGLTGYVDLYRVPPELFRWLDLPEREDLFNAERIGGVETFLTKARRAGLRVFAAPWQMPEEERWAHTCAVLRASKPDLAFAYATALDGALHRTGNGSQDALATARRLTERIEQTVDAMRAGGGDVTTVMVGDHGMADIHEVVDPKRMLGELLGTRLFVDSTMLRVWGDERTREKARERMVAHGLPGRWLDTEALVERQAPVRGAPYGQALFVLREGALFAPSFVGGNVRGMHGYDVDSPSAYAAIASDAPLPRDRGALMDVAGWVCAMLGLEGETNPDGRPPWAAA; encoded by the coding sequence ATGTCCCGGGAAGAGATGACACCAGGAGGAGACAGCGCCGGGGCACGGCACTTCCGGCCGCGTCGTGTGCTCGTGGTCTTCGTCGATGCGCTGGGCCCGTCCCAGCTGGAGACCTTCGAAGGGCTGCGTGGGTTGCCGCACCGGGGCCGCCTGCGCGGCATCCTCGGCTATTCATGTGGAGCCCTGCCGACGATCCTCACCGGCGCGCCGCCGGAGCGGCACGGGCGGATGTGCCTCTTCGCGCACGCGGAGCGCGAGGACGAAGGCGTGCTGTCGCCGCTGAGGTGGCTGGGGCTGTTGCCGCGCCAGGTGCATGAGCGGGGCATGCTGAGGCGTGCCGCGGCGCGGGTGCTGAAGAGGACGGAGGGGCTGACCGGGTACGTGGACCTGTACCGAGTCCCTCCGGAGCTGTTCCGCTGGCTCGACCTGCCGGAGCGTGAGGACCTGTTCAACGCCGAGCGCATCGGCGGGGTGGAGACGTTCCTCACGAAGGCGAGGCGCGCGGGCCTGCGCGTGTTCGCGGCGCCGTGGCAGATGCCGGAGGAGGAGCGCTGGGCGCACACCTGCGCGGTGTTACGGGCGAGCAAGCCGGACCTGGCCTTCGCGTACGCCACCGCCCTGGACGGCGCCCTGCACCGTACGGGCAACGGCAGCCAAGACGCGCTCGCGACGGCCCGGCGGCTCACCGAGCGGATCGAACAGACGGTGGATGCGATGCGCGCGGGCGGAGGTGACGTGACGACGGTGATGGTGGGGGACCACGGGATGGCGGACATCCACGAGGTGGTGGATCCAAAGCGGATGCTCGGGGAGCTGCTAGGTACGCGGCTGTTCGTGGACAGCACGATGCTGCGGGTCTGGGGTGATGAGCGGACGCGCGAGAAGGCCCGCGAGCGGATGGTGGCGCACGGGCTCCCGGGGAGATGGCTGGACACGGAGGCGCTGGTGGAGCGACAGGCGCCGGTGCGGGGTGCTCCTTACGGACAAGCCCTCTTCGTGCTGCGGGAAGGAGCCCTGTTCGCCCCCAGCTTCGTGGGCGGCAACGTGCGAGGCATGCACGGCTACGACGTGGACAGCCCCTCGGCGTATGCCGCCATCGCCTCGGATGCGCCGCTGCCCCGGGACCGAGGCGCGCTGATGGACGTGGCCGGATGGGTGTGCGCGATGCTGGGGCTGGAAGGGGAGACGAACCCGGACGGGAGGCCGCCATGGGCCGCGGCTTGA
- a CDS encoding glycosyltransferase family 4 protein gives MGRGLRVAWLNDAATPVGGAERYVRETARELRGRGVTSLLFYDVNVSPDPHPVMREPFEGIFPIVDLARQLRELAPDVVYVHQLASLNAQRALLDSPAPVVRFFHDHRLFCLREHKYTTLGKEPCTKPVGAACYPCLGFVGRSGDWPGLKWASLGRLREEQALARSHHAFVVGSRYMADHVAAHGFPRERTHVIPLYAQAPLQSQVQVEREEDLLLFVGQLTTGKGLDVLFHALTRTTQPCRLAVVGRGRQEEELRAKVDVLGLSKRVAFLGPMAPEALSEQYRRAACVVFPSRAPETSGLVGIEALAHGTPVIASQVGGVGEWLTEGETGLGVPPNDPEALAEAIDRLMAAPGLRRTMEAHARRTYEERFVPERHVTRLLALLESVAGAGGRAA, from the coding sequence ATGGGCCGCGGCTTGAGGGTCGCATGGCTCAACGACGCCGCCACCCCCGTGGGCGGCGCCGAGCGCTACGTGCGAGAGACCGCGCGGGAGCTGCGCGGGCGGGGAGTGACGTCGCTGCTCTTCTACGACGTGAACGTCTCGCCGGATCCGCACCCGGTGATGCGGGAGCCGTTCGAGGGCATCTTCCCCATCGTCGACCTGGCGCGGCAGCTGAGGGAGCTGGCGCCGGACGTCGTCTACGTGCACCAGCTCGCGAGCCTGAACGCGCAGCGCGCACTGTTGGATTCGCCAGCGCCGGTGGTCCGCTTCTTCCACGACCACCGGCTGTTCTGCCTGCGCGAGCACAAGTACACGACGCTGGGAAAGGAGCCCTGCACGAAGCCGGTGGGCGCGGCCTGCTACCCATGTCTCGGCTTCGTGGGCCGTTCAGGGGACTGGCCCGGGCTGAAGTGGGCCTCGCTGGGGAGGTTGCGGGAGGAGCAGGCGCTGGCCCGGAGTCATCACGCCTTCGTGGTGGGCTCGCGGTACATGGCGGACCACGTGGCGGCGCATGGCTTCCCGCGCGAGCGGACGCACGTCATCCCGCTGTACGCGCAAGCTCCGCTTCAGTCGCAGGTGCAGGTGGAGCGAGAGGAGGACCTGCTCCTGTTCGTAGGGCAGCTGACGACAGGCAAGGGCCTGGATGTGCTGTTCCACGCGCTGACACGCACCACTCAGCCGTGCCGACTGGCGGTAGTGGGAAGGGGCCGGCAGGAGGAGGAGCTGCGCGCGAAGGTGGACGTGCTGGGGTTGTCGAAGCGGGTGGCCTTCCTGGGCCCGATGGCGCCCGAAGCGCTCTCCGAGCAGTACCGGCGGGCCGCGTGTGTCGTCTTCCCCAGCCGAGCGCCGGAGACGTCCGGACTGGTGGGCATCGAAGCACTGGCGCACGGGACGCCAGTCATCGCCAGCCAGGTGGGCGGAGTGGGGGAGTGGCTGACGGAAGGCGAGACGGGGCTGGGCGTGCCGCCAAATGATCCGGAGGCGCTCGCGGAGGCGATCGACAGGCTGATGGCGGCGCCGGGCCTGAGGAGGACGATGGAGGCACACGCGCGAAGGACCTACGAGGAGCGCTTCGTCCCCGAGCGGCACGTGACGAGGCTTCTGGCTCTGCTGGAGTCGGTGGCGGGCGCGGGAGGGAGGGCGGCGTGA